One Ranitomeya imitator isolate aRanImi1 chromosome 1, aRanImi1.pri, whole genome shotgun sequence DNA window includes the following coding sequences:
- the LOC138650975 gene encoding lamina-associated polypeptide 2, isoforms alpha/zeta-like has translation MIRLEVRESLRSLSQAEGSKHRTLLDSNSSEEEREENSYLSSPLSSSSDEESGRFCLPLDRIDKVVKSVRGTMGIEEPKSQPSKQEMMFSGLDRKKHKSFPVNEKIQDLILREWKKPEKKGALPPALKRRYPFDDPVVDTWDKAPKLDAAVAKASKKASLPFEDMGNLKDPLDRKADIFLKGTWEMAAGSLRPAVAATCTARSLMVWLDQLESQLKDGASRDTILKALPTIQNAAAFLSDASVDSVRMAARAAGLSNAARRALWLKCWSGDIQSRTKLCAIPCEGQYLFGPTLDELLEKAGDDKKKFPSLYSSYRRPFNRRRFGRGKKRGSSPTRESFRWEDRRGRGTGYMFRRSSKDQKKPDQ, from the coding sequence atgatccggctggaagtaagggaatcactacggtccctatcccaagcggaaggctcaaagcataggactctcttggactctaattcttcagaggaagaaagagaggagaattcctatctctccagtcctctctcctcttcatcagatgaggagtcaggacgattctgtctacccttggatagaatcgacaaagtcgtcaaatcagtcagaggcaccatgggtatagaggaacctaaatcacagccctcgaaacaggagatgatgtttagcggacttgatcgtaaaaaacataaatctttcccggtaaacgaaaagattcaggacttaatccttagagaatggaagaaaccagaaaaaaagggggccttaccaccagcgttaaaacgcaggtatccctttgacgatccggttgtggatacatgggataaagctcctaaactggacgcggctgttgcaaaggcgtcaaaaaaggcctcattaccctttgaggatatgggaaacctcaaggatcctctggacagaaaggcagatatattccttaaaggtacctgggagatggcggctggatctctcagaccagccgtagcggcaacatgtacggccagatctttaatggtctggctagatcagttagagtctcagcttaaggacggtgcatccagggatactattctgaaggctctaccgaccatccagaatgctgcagccttcctatcggacgcatcggtggactctgtcagaatggcggccagagcggcaggactatccaacgcggctcgcagggccttgtggctgaaatgctggtcaggtgacattcagtctagaaccaagctctgcgccattccgtgcgaaGGACAATATCTCTTCGGTCCAACTCTGGAcgagttgttggaaaaagcaggggatgacaaaaagaaattccccagtctatattcatcttaccgccggcccttcaatcgaaggagatttggtcgcgggaaaaaacgcgggtcctctcccactagagaaagtttcagatgggaagacagacgcggtagaggtacgggctatatgtttcgccgttcctcaaaggatcagaaaaaaccggaccaatga